A part of Vulcanisaeta moutnovskia 768-28 genomic DNA contains:
- a CDS encoding GDP-mannose 4,6-dehydratase: MIFGDGKQTRDFVHVSDVVNAIMLALGNDKTRGIYNIGSGIATSINELARLILEIMGKEDLRPLHAPSRPGDIKHSIADITRAMRELRFKPGIKLEDGLRNLVSVYSAR, from the coding sequence GTGATTTTTGGTGATGGTAAGCAGACTAGGGACTTCGTGCATGTTAGTGACGTGGTTAATGCCATAATGCTTGCATTAGGTAACGATAAAACCAGGGGCATTTACAACATTGGCAGTGGCATTGCCACATCAATAAACGAGTTGGCAAGACTTATACTCGAGATCATGGGTAAAGAGGACCTAAGACCCCTCCACGCACCGTCAAGACCAGGAGACATTAAGCATTCGATAGCTGACATAACTAGGGCTATGAGAGAGTTAAGGTTTAAACCTGGCATTAAGCTTGAAGATGGATTAAGGAACTTAGTGTCTGTATATAGTGCTCGGTAA
- a CDS encoding glycosyltransferase family 1 protein — translation MSYRLVIMGPSYRITGSSLRALNIWYSLRGFSRLQVEYIQVDKVVAIIPYLKTILSADLVIVSGVNPWTAALVTFLRRLNAKETLVDFHGFSYVESLYMRGRGLYRLLLLVSEYIAYRLATHVMVASPWLARVLRDYFGDRDIQVVENTVSPLFQHIVERFMRIPKDVLTRIACKTISEAICNYKVILVAPLPDIFTANILAYRQLESLKDSIDKDTLIIVTGTRETKKQLLSNVIMTGYLPYTLYVLLLNISHGILLPYPNTAICGGARNKILESGYICTPLYSTRTGVLHLPLKPWKHYIPLDNIENLGDLLRNLKSTVVSRVASNLCSIIERRYVFENFKKSLLIYLLRLLRGAKI, via the coding sequence ATGAGTTACAGGTTAGTCATAATGGGGCCTTCTTATCGTATTACTGGGTCTTCTCTTAGAGCTCTTAACATATGGTATAGCCTACGTGGGTTCTCGAGGCTTCAAGTGGAGTATATTCAAGTGGATAAGGTGGTTGCGATTATACCCTATCTTAAAACGATATTATCGGCTGATTTAGTGATCGTGAGTGGAGTTAATCCGTGGACGGCAGCACTAGTAACGTTTCTTAGAAGATTGAATGCTAAGGAAACATTAGTTGACTTCCATGGGTTCTCGTATGTGGAGTCCCTCTATATGCGTGGTAGGGGCTTGTACAGGTTATTGTTGCTAGTTAGCGAATATATAGCATATAGGCTTGCTACACATGTAATGGTTGCCTCCCCATGGCTTGCTAGGGTTCTTAGAGACTACTTTGGAGATAGAGATATCCAGGTTGTTGAGAATACCGTAAGCCCCCTCTTCCAACATATTGTTGAGAGGTTTATGAGGATACCTAAAGACGTACTTACACGCATTGCATGTAAAACTATCTCAGAGGCTATTTGTAACTACAAGGTGATACTCGTCGCTCCGCTACCTGATATCTTCACAGCGAATATCCTAGCTTATAGACAGCTTGAATCTCTCAAGGATAGCATAGACAAAGACACCCTTATAATCGTAACAGGAACGCGTGAAACCAAAAAACAATTACTAAGTAACGTAATCATGACTGGATACTTACCTTATACCTTGTACGTACTCCTACTTAACATATCACATGGAATCCTATTACCATATCCAAACACCGCTATATGCGGGGGGGCTCGAAATAAGATACTTGAATCCGGCTACATCTGCACCCCACTATATTCGACGAGAACTGGCGTGCTCCACCTACCTCTTAAGCCGTGGAAGCACTACATACCCTTAGACAACATTGAAAACCTAGGAGATCTACTGAGAAATCTTAAGAGTACTGTGGTATCTAGGGTAGCTTCGAATCTATGTAGTATCATAGAACGAAGATATGTATTCGAGAACTTTAAAAAGTCCCTCTTAATATATCTCCTCAGGTTACTAAGGGGTGCGAAGATTTAG
- a CDS encoding glycosyltransferase — MNLRILAVYEGDFLARHELGFVASLATSHEVTVLDVESNAERIEIRKILIKSDDVASTTLVKIPANYLRNRNFNNKIKPLIGSYDIIITSARRALLLSRRLSKDEPLVLRLWSIRANKVIDNLAHGVYKDIVIFMPSLIANTYYINIADIIITEENATYTLARRISKITSRKPVVRIYPPYGTIIDDLNSRDIHNDSMNSLLDLIERFRDTYILGTTILKKRGEYAKFEALPHAMIYYLTAKKNPGIPFFILGSTKMDFIQRLGIAGDKVPPNMFFLNDYLRYLPDRLIERVYMGARIIINYISNRSISNRLIEALYYGKPIITNRMAQVLHPELKHGIHAHIVHREDYYPNAIKEVYENDQYLNELSKNAKLIYKSMFSSTTNLKIFNRIITYVIT, encoded by the coding sequence ATGAATTTACGTATATTAGCTGTGTATGAGGGTGATTTCTTAGCAAGGCATGAACTAGGTTTTGTAGCATCATTGGCAACGAGTCATGAAGTTACGGTGCTGGATGTAGAGAGTAATGCTGAAAGGATTGAAATACGTAAGATACTCATAAAGAGTGATGACGTGGCAAGCACCACACTCGTTAAAATACCGGCTAACTACCTACGTAATCGTAATTTCAATAATAAGATAAAGCCATTAATAGGTTCATACGACATTATCATAACTAGCGCCCGTAGGGCCCTCCTCCTTTCTAGGCGGTTAAGTAAAGATGAGCCTCTAGTATTGCGTTTATGGAGTATTAGGGCGAATAAGGTAATCGATAATCTAGCGCATGGGGTTTACAAGGACATAGTAATATTTATGCCAAGCCTTATTGCAAATACTTATTACATAAATATTGCTGATATAATAATAACGGAGGAAAACGCAACCTATACACTAGCAAGAAGGATCTCGAAAATCACATCACGTAAGCCTGTGGTAAGGATTTACCCACCATACGGCACCATCATAGATGATTTGAATTCACGCGATATTCATAACGATTCAATGAACAGCCTATTGGACCTAATTGAGAGATTTAGAGATACCTATATTTTAGGTACCACAATATTAAAGAAGCGGGGTGAGTACGCTAAATTTGAGGCGTTGCCGCACGCTATGATTTATTACTTAACCGCAAAGAAAAATCCAGGTATCCCCTTCTTTATCCTTGGTTCAACAAAAATGGACTTCATTCAAAGGTTGGGTATTGCAGGAGATAAAGTGCCGCCAAACATGTTCTTCTTAAACGATTACCTAAGGTACTTGCCTGATCGGTTAATAGAAAGGGTGTATATGGGGGCGAGGATAATCATCAATTACATATCAAATAGAAGTATATCAAATAGATTAATCGAAGCATTATATTACGGTAAACCCATAATCACGAATAGAATGGCTCAAGTACTCCACCCAGAATTAAAGCATGGTATCCACGCTCATATTGTCCATAGGGAGGACTATTACCCAAACGCTATTAAAGAAGTGTATGAGAATGATCAGTACCTTAATGAGCTAAGCAAAAACGCTAAGTTAATTTACAAGTCTATGTTTTCATCAACAACAAATTTAAAAATATTCAACCGCATCATAACATACGTCATTACATAG
- a CDS encoding glycosyltransferase, translated as MVRVSFITFTRNSGKQLKLLLEHVGDVVDEIIVIDGYSVDDTVEVALSFGAKVFRRKPWGYADPDRMFALRKASYDWILYLDTDERLSRRLKSELRDLIQKAEFGGFSALSTLRVDYDRSCGEVILGSFYNRQIRIYKRDRVLYKGLVHELPIVHGKILDLPESYYIIHYPEFNWRKGVFYA; from the coding sequence ATGGTAAGGGTATCCTTCATAACTTTCACGAGGAACTCAGGTAAGCAACTTAAGCTGTTATTAGAGCATGTAGGAGATGTGGTTGATGAAATAATAGTTATTGACGGCTATAGCGTAGATGATACTGTTGAGGTGGCTCTTAGCTTTGGAGCTAAAGTCTTTAGGAGGAAGCCATGGGGTTATGCAGATCCCGATCGCATGTTCGCCTTGAGGAAAGCTAGCTATGACTGGATACTATACCTTGATACGGATGAGAGGTTAAGTAGGAGGTTGAAGAGTGAGCTGAGAGATCTCATACAAAAAGCTGAGTTTGGAGGCTTTAGTGCTCTAAGTACCTTACGTGTTGACTACGATAGATCCTGTGGTGAAGTGATCCTAGGATCCTTTTATAACAGGCAGATCAGAATTTACAAGAGGGATCGAGTCCTCTACAAAGGACTTGTTCATGAGCTACCAATAGTTCATGGGAAGATTTTAGATCTTCCTGAGAGTTACTATATAATACATTACCCTGAATTCAATTGGAGAAAGGGGGTTTTCTATGCTTAA
- a CDS encoding glycosyltransferase produces the protein MSLALFSKFVDLMIVESYEALLNAVKSVPSLYPKLRVVYNGYCDELLKPVNTPREPIVLTVARVEPVKGVHDLITAFAKVASKYPQWMLRIVGPVTDREYFSKLVNLVNGLGLNGRVDFVGPISDSQLVANLEKCM, from the coding sequence TTGTCGTTGGCGTTGTTTTCTAAGTTTGTTGATTTAATGATTGTCGAGAGCTACGAGGCCTTGTTAAATGCAGTTAAATCTGTGCCCAGCCTTTACCCTAAACTTAGGGTTGTGTATAATGGTTACTGCGATGAGCTTTTGAAGCCAGTTAATACTCCGCGTGAGCCTATTGTGCTTACTGTGGCTAGAGTTGAGCCAGTCAAGGGCGTTCACGATCTCATAACCGCCTTCGCCAAGGTGGCCAGTAAGTATCCTCAGTGGATGTTGAGGATTGTTGGTCCGGTGACCGACAGGGAGTACTTCAGCAAGCTTGTGAATTTAGTTAATGGGTTAGGGCTTAATGGTAGGGTTGATTTTGTCGGTCCCATCAGCGATTCTCAATTAGTCGCTAACTTGGAGAAGTGCATGTGA
- a CDS encoding polysaccharide deacetylase family protein: MDAIGLLDLLVSIKSKGSLLILMYHEIDRNIYYDIGVSKQYFEQQIKYLLRMKFRIMPLCEALELIKEGKGLSNRIAVLSFDDGYRGVYEVALPIMKKYDVKGTVYISFGLVENKIPNWATAIAYVMTKLRLPTEIDTPQGTFRVNSDYERQRVTQIMINSIPRMKQDELSELVRALFDHIHDDLHRLYEETMLTPDQIKEFVEEGFEIGGHGYYHLGLPYLDDNDLAQEIELSKNFVNKYNRNCTMNTFAYPFGLYDTRVINEVKHRGFSAAVTMKTYLNKISRMNYFELGRFPPYRFFIPHLSTFKYQVIVG; encoded by the coding sequence ATGGACGCTATTGGTTTGCTTGATCTGCTCGTTAGTATCAAGTCCAAAGGTTCTTTGCTAATTCTAATGTATCATGAAATAGATAGAAATATCTATTACGACATTGGTGTATCTAAGCAATACTTCGAGCAGCAGATAAAGTACTTACTTAGGATGAAGTTCAGAATAATGCCGCTCTGTGAAGCCCTTGAATTAATAAAAGAGGGTAAGGGACTTAGTAATAGGATTGCCGTGCTATCATTTGACGATGGTTACAGAGGCGTCTATGAAGTTGCATTGCCAATAATGAAAAAGTATGACGTGAAGGGTACGGTATATATCTCGTTCGGTCTCGTAGAAAACAAAATTCCTAACTGGGCTACCGCAATTGCGTATGTCATGACAAAGCTGAGACTACCCACGGAAATAGACACGCCGCAGGGAACTTTCAGGGTAAACAGTGATTACGAGAGACAGAGGGTAACACAAATCATGATTAATAGCATTCCAAGGATGAAACAAGATGAATTATCTGAATTAGTAAGGGCGCTCTTTGATCATATTCATGATGACTTACACAGGTTGTATGAAGAAACGATGCTCACGCCCGACCAGATCAAGGAATTTGTTGAGGAGGGATTTGAGATTGGTGGTCATGGCTATTATCACTTAGGTCTACCTTATCTTGACGATAATGACCTTGCTCAAGAAATAGAATTATCTAAGAATTTCGTTAATAAGTACAATAGGAATTGCACCATGAATACATTCGCCTATCCCTTTGGGCTATACGATACGAGGGTAATCAATGAGGTTAAGCATAGAGGCTTCTCGGCAGCAGTCACTATGAAAACCTACCTAAATAAGATTTCAAGGATGAATTATTTCGAATTAGGTAGGTTTCCACCATATAGATTCTTCATACCACACTTATCAACATTCAAGTACCAAGTAATTGTGGGTTAA
- a CDS encoding NAD-dependent epimerase/dehydratase family protein — MTEDHPLNPKSPYAASKISDETFVMAFSELYGFKPVILRLFNVYGPKQSRVYAGVIIEFIRRISRG; from the coding sequence ATAACTGAGGATCACCCACTCAACCCGAAGTCACCCTATGCAGCGTCCAAGATTTCTGACGAGACCTTCGTCATGGCCTTCTCCGAGTTATATGGCTTTAAGCCCGTCATCCTCAGACTCTTTAACGTCTACGGCCCTAAGCAGTCTAGGGTCTATGCCGGCGTCATTATTGAGTTTATTAGGAGGATTTCCAGGGGGTGA
- a CDS encoding glycosyltransferase family 2 protein — MGSVSVVLLAYNSVSKLGTKFIGRIVDSVLTQTYPWLDLIVVDNGSSDSTYEVFRSVCIAYDNCHVLRLPKNYGYTGGNNRGAISVMSQRPKYLFFMNDDVILLGGNVIEILVKALETNESLGAVQPLVINKDSTVNCGFKVGLSSIPKVSSSGEKIFYVSGAALMTRAELFRGVGMFDENLFLYVDDVDYSWRLRLLGYGVKCIKEAKVYHIGSATFGAESPRFYYFITRNHLWTIFKNSSLEWLFPRLTLFSLEIFVSYILGNFPNRRLDAVKAIIRGFIDGTVGLKTLASRRIEVQRMRRVNEININEAMDYYIDVDLLFPRRVRRRLGYSW, encoded by the coding sequence ATGGGTAGTGTATCTGTAGTACTATTGGCGTATAATAGTGTATCCAAGTTAGGCACAAAGTTTATAGGGAGGATTGTGGATAGCGTTTTAACACAAACCTACCCCTGGCTAGATCTAATAGTAGTGGATAATGGGTCATCAGATAGCACATATGAAGTGTTTAGAAGTGTTTGCATAGCCTATGATAATTGCCACGTACTCCGATTACCGAAGAACTATGGTTATACTGGTGGGAATAATAGGGGGGCCATTTCCGTAATGTCCCAGAGACCTAAGTACCTATTCTTCATGAACGACGACGTTATACTACTTGGAGGCAATGTTATCGAGATCCTAGTAAAAGCTTTGGAGACTAATGAATCTCTTGGTGCAGTCCAACCACTAGTAATAAATAAAGATAGTACTGTCAACTGCGGGTTTAAGGTAGGGCTCTCATCTATCCCTAAGGTGAGCTCCAGCGGTGAGAAAATCTTCTACGTGTCAGGTGCCGCGCTGATGACTAGAGCTGAGCTCTTTAGAGGTGTTGGGATGTTTGATGAGAATCTCTTCCTATATGTGGATGATGTTGATTACTCGTGGAGACTAAGACTGCTAGGCTACGGCGTTAAATGTATTAAGGAGGCTAAGGTTTATCATATTGGTAGTGCTACGTTTGGAGCAGAGAGCCCCAGGTTCTATTACTTCATCACCCGTAACCATCTATGGACAATATTTAAGAACTCTTCTCTCGAATGGTTATTCCCTAGGCTCACGCTATTTTCACTTGAGATCTTTGTAAGCTACATTCTTGGCAACTTTCCCAATAGGAGGTTAGATGCTGTGAAGGCTATTATAAGAGGGTTCATAGATGGGACGGTAGGGCTTAAAACACTAGCTAGTAGGAGGATTGAGGTACAGAGGATGAGAAGAGTGAACGAGATCAACATAAATGAGGCTATGGATTATTATATTGATGTAGATCTTCTCTTTCCCAGGAGGGTGAGGAGGAGGTTAGGATATTCATGGTAA
- a CDS encoding FkbM family methyltransferase produces the protein MVPNGVFIDIGAHIGKYALLIAKKYPDAKVIAIEPNPIAYDALSKALKINNINNIQALNIALSDSNNSTGLCIKLSSVVSSIEEFESCIEIRKVITKTLDFLMSELGLERVDLIKIDVEGAELRVIEGSLNTIIRFKPKLMIECEDRHYDELMRILRGVGYRCSVLERYDYERYSNIACIYEGLYDSQ, from the coding sequence ATGGTGCCAAATGGGGTGTTTATTGACATTGGTGCACACATAGGTAAGTACGCATTACTTATAGCTAAGAAATACCCAGATGCTAAGGTCATAGCCATAGAGCCTAATCCAATTGCTTATGATGCGCTCTCGAAGGCGTTAAAAATCAATAACATCAACAACATCCAAGCACTCAACATAGCATTATCGGATAGTAATAATTCAACAGGCCTGTGCATTAAACTCTCAAGTGTCGTCAGTAGTATTGAGGAATTTGAGAGCTGTATAGAGATACGTAAAGTTATCACTAAAACTCTTGACTTTTTAATGAGTGAGTTAGGACTTGAGCGAGTTGACTTAATTAAGATTGATGTTGAGGGCGCAGAGCTCAGGGTTATTGAGGGTTCTCTAAACACTATAATTAGATTTAAGCCTAAGCTTATGATTGAGTGCGAGGATAGGCATTATGATGAGTTAATGCGTATTTTAAGAGGCGTGGGTTATCGATGCTCAGTGCTTGAGAGGTATGATTACGAGAGGTATTCAAACATTGCATGTATTTATGAGGGATTATATGATTCTCAGTAA
- a CDS encoding glycosyltransferase family 4 protein, protein MCRVLVVSEFWWPWGRGGVLATYLITRLLAVSGFEVRVVTGEGNPETIPGVSFVREPRLKVGDKLRLWVNAYLVSREGWFRRLVEWADVVYVPRYAYPVIPLAKALGKRVVVHLHDYQPVSYTATVFHNDSFRSDFSRTFHYELHEHGLMRALITQPLVPLNRLSAYWVSIADAVICVSKRQCEIVLNYLPGLRGRVSVVYNPLPEMRFLGKDLGNEPTFLYLSGASYVKGFNVLVKALELLGDKRYRVYMTRTINADALPGILRNKVVTVGEVPYSELPRLHHGAYALLFPSIWEEPLPYVVIESMLMGTLPIASRTGGVPEIVEGSPAQDYLFKSGNEYELADKIEKIISLGKEDVIEIGHRLREHVLRKFDGNTIKESLIKAFLR, encoded by the coding sequence ATGTGTAGGGTTTTGGTTGTTAGTGAGTTTTGGTGGCCTTGGGGTAGGGGTGGTGTCTTGGCTACTTACCTCATTACTAGGCTTTTGGCTGTGTCTGGTTTTGAGGTTAGGGTTGTTACTGGTGAGGGTAATCCTGAGACTATTCCTGGTGTTAGTTTTGTTCGTGAGCCTAGGTTAAAGGTTGGTGATAAGTTGAGGCTTTGGGTTAATGCTTACCTGGTCTCTAGGGAGGGTTGGTTTAGGAGACTTGTTGAGTGGGCTGATGTTGTCTATGTGCCTAGGTATGCTTACCCTGTCATACCTCTGGCTAAGGCGTTGGGAAAGCGTGTTGTGGTTCATCTGCATGATTATCAACCTGTATCCTACACAGCCACCGTATTCCATAATGACTCATTTAGGAGCGATTTCTCAAGGACCTTTCATTATGAGCTTCATGAGCATGGGCTAATGAGGGCCTTGATTACCCAACCGCTCGTGCCGTTAAACAGACTTAGTGCCTATTGGGTTTCGATAGCTGATGCTGTGATCTGCGTATCCAAGAGGCAATGTGAAATCGTCCTTAATTATTTACCTGGGTTGAGGGGCAGGGTGAGTGTTGTTTATAATCCATTGCCTGAAATGAGGTTTCTCGGTAAGGATCTTGGTAATGAGCCCACATTCCTTTACCTTAGTGGTGCAAGCTATGTTAAGGGATTTAATGTGCTGGTCAAAGCCCTTGAGCTATTAGGTGATAAGCGGTATAGAGTTTACATGACCCGCACAATCAATGCCGACGCATTACCAGGCATATTGAGAAACAAAGTTGTAACTGTTGGTGAGGTTCCGTATAGCGAGCTTCCTAGGCTTCATCATGGGGCTTACGCACTCCTATTTCCATCCATTTGGGAGGAGCCATTGCCGTATGTGGTCATAGAATCCATGCTCATGGGTACGCTGCCAATAGCGTCTAGAACGGGTGGCGTACCTGAAATAGTCGAGGGTTCCCCAGCCCAGGACTACCTCTTTAAGTCGGGGAATGAATATGAACTTGCCGATAAGATAGAGAAGATCATATCATTGGGGAAAGAGGATGTTATTGAGATTGGTCATAGGCTTAGGGAGCATGTACTTAGGAAGTTTGATGGGAATACTATTAAGGAGTCCCTTATTAAGGCGTTTCTCAGATGA
- a CDS encoding SDR family NAD(P)-dependent oxidoreductase encodes MEGLKILVTGGAGFIGSHLVRALVMAGHGVRVLDNLSTGSLDNLSDVIDSIEFINGDVRDYETVEGAVRGVDAVVHLAVLIDVAESVAKPDLYFDVNVRGTYNVVKASKGVNTFVFASSSAVYGEAMRLPHN; translated from the coding sequence ATGGAAGGTTTAAAGATCCTCGTTACTGGTGGAGCCGGCTTCATAGGTTCTCACTTGGTTAGGGCTTTGGTCATGGCTGGGCATGGTGTTAGGGTCCTTGATAACTTATCCACCGGCTCTCTGGACAATCTCAGTGATGTTATTGATTCTATTGAGTTTATTAATGGTGATGTTAGGGATTACGAAACTGTTGAGGGTGCGGTTAGGGGCGTTGATGCCGTGGTTCACCTGGCGGTTCTAATAGATGTTGCCGAGTCCGTTGCTAAGCCCGACCTATATTTCGATGTTAATGTTAGGGGTACTTACAACGTGGTTAAGGCTTCTAAAGGCGTAAATACGTTTGTGTTTGCATCCTCAAGCGCGGTTTACGGCGAGGCTATGAGGCTGCCCCATAACTGA
- a CDS encoding glycosyltransferase, translated as MITRGIQTLHVFMRDYMILSKLGSSKEFVLQVLISRDVNRIDVAFVGTVYNNAPFIETSLRSIFRVIKNLPEINFEFVIVDSFSADGTYENLLRLFNEFRKLGNLKRAVIIRFSCTRGVGRRLAVSISRARYIIPIDLDTLYDDYLLSRVISEAIMMNLDKCIVFANPGLHIMCPKDIIMSVGNYRDLNYGEDIELLARIFSIYSNKALSLPIRLAYDLRVVDSGVMKDRERRYSGSLFKHVVRKMRNMVDRYLAYGYDLEKLVREHYLLYKNNIFALVVNVLMHLFVIIPLSKTRGIRSKLRIPLSNYLYVDLMTYLLMIDPALFGISIDKVIDYFKDFSSTKEFKYISRFYSNINSISYNNKYVWKV; from the coding sequence ATGATTACGAGAGGTATTCAAACATTGCATGTATTTATGAGGGATTATATGATTCTCAGTAAGTTAGGGAGTAGTAAGGAGTTTGTTCTGCAGGTGTTAATATCTCGTGATGTGAATAGGATAGATGTAGCTTTCGTAGGCACTGTATATAATAATGCTCCGTTTATTGAAACATCGTTAAGAAGCATCTTTAGGGTTATTAAGAATTTACCCGAAATCAATTTTGAGTTCGTAATTGTAGACAGCTTCTCTGCTGACGGCACATACGAGAATTTACTAAGATTATTTAATGAGTTCAGAAAGTTAGGTAATTTGAAGAGGGCGGTAATAATAAGGTTCAGTTGCACAAGAGGGGTTGGACGAAGGTTGGCAGTAAGTATTTCTAGGGCTAGGTATATCATCCCAATAGACCTGGATACTCTATATGATGATTATTTGCTGAGTAGAGTTATTAGTGAGGCCATAATGATGAATCTGGATAAGTGTATTGTGTTTGCGAATCCAGGTCTCCATATAATGTGTCCTAAGGATATAATAATGAGTGTCGGTAATTACCGTGATTTAAACTACGGTGAAGATATCGAACTATTAGCAAGGATATTTTCCATATATTCCAATAAGGCTTTATCATTGCCTATCCGATTGGCTTATGACTTAAGGGTGGTTGACTCAGGGGTTATGAAGGATAGGGAGCGTAGATACTCAGGAAGTCTCTTTAAACATGTCGTTAGGAAGATGCGAAATATGGTTGATCGTTACTTAGCATATGGTTATGACTTGGAAAAATTGGTAAGGGAACATTACTTACTTTATAAAAACAATATATTTGCTTTAGTAGTGAATGTTCTAATGCATCTTTTTGTGATAATTCCTTTATCCAAGACCAGAGGGATAAGGTCTAAACTTAGAATTCCTCTTTCGAATTATTTATATGTTGATTTAATGACGTATTTGTTAATGATAGATCCTGCATTATTTGGTATCAGTATTGATAAGGTCATAGATTACTTTAAGGACTTTTCTAGCACGAAAGAGTTTAAATATATTTCAAGGTTTTATAGCAACATTAATTCAATTAGTTATAATAATAAATACGTATGGAAGGTTTAA
- a CDS encoding glycosyltransferase, with amino-acid sequence MRFIDIALRSIDSVLNLDFDGYEVIIVDNASTDGSFEVIRRFVEEHRPSNVRVKFIRNDGNLGYAGGMNVGWGARDPDARYVAFVNNDLVAEPESLRKIIEHMESDEKTAAASGLIHYPDGRVIFSAGGWISERPGAGNVCEGLLKEECPQVHKEHYVSYANGAYMVVKTNILFNTMPRGKPFIEEAFLYLDDDLLGLILWNRGYRVKYIPVDSGIHFVNTTTKGSIGAYYGLRGSVALLYITKTRYSRMVRLRLLRQLLSGYFRDKALYKAVKDGIELGRKILHIVSSLNLYCAPYVKVNLLNEIKQILPGLNIKDKCAVKLTDLRYEPVKCR; translated from the coding sequence ATGAGGTTCATAGACATCGCCCTGAGGTCAATCGACTCCGTGCTCAACCTGGACTTTGATGGTTATGAGGTTATTATTGTTGATAATGCCTCAACCGACGGTAGTTTTGAGGTTATTAGGAGGTTTGTTGAGGAGCATAGGCCGAGTAACGTTAGGGTTAAGTTCATCCGCAATGATGGGAATCTTGGGTATGCCGGTGGTATGAATGTTGGTTGGGGCGCGAGGGATCCAGATGCCAGGTACGTCGCGTTCGTAAACAACGACCTAGTGGCAGAACCAGAATCACTAAGAAAAATAATAGAGCACATGGAGAGCGACGAGAAAACAGCAGCAGCAAGCGGACTAATACACTACCCAGATGGTCGGGTAATATTCTCGGCAGGAGGTTGGATTAGTGAAAGACCAGGTGCTGGTAATGTCTGTGAAGGCCTATTAAAAGAAGAATGCCCTCAGGTTCATAAGGAGCACTACGTGTCTTACGCTAACGGTGCATATATGGTAGTTAAAACTAACATTCTCTTCAATACGATGCCGAGAGGCAAGCCTTTTATCGAAGAAGCATTCCTATACTTAGATGATGATCTGCTCGGATTAATATTATGGAATAGGGGATACAGGGTTAAATATATACCTGTAGATTCTGGTATTCATTTTGTAAATACGACTACAAAAGGATCAATAGGGGCATATTATGGATTAAGGGGATCGGTGGCTTTACTATACATTACCAAAACAAGGTATTCGCGCATGGTGCGGCTTCGATTATTAAGACAGTTGTTATCGGGTTACTTTAGAGACAAAGCCCTTTATAAGGCGGTGAAAGATGGTATAGAGTTAGGTAGAAAAATACTGCATATAGTGAGCTCGTTAAATCTATATTGTGCGCCGTACGTCAAAGTTAATCTATTAAATGAAATAAAACAGATACTACCAGGTCTCAATATTAAGGATAAATGCGCAGTTAAGTTAACAGATCTCAGATACGAACCAGTTAAGTGTCGTTAG